A stretch of the Ochrobactrum sp. BTU1 genome encodes the following:
- the rlmH gene encoding 23S rRNA (pseudouridine(1915)-N(3))-methyltransferase RlmH, with protein sequence MRVSVMAVGRMKAGPERELVERYFDRFSKAGPSLGLEFAGVSEIPESRGQTAELRKAEEAQRINEALDNGAALILLDERGKALGSEAFAERIGRMRDDGKRQLIVAIGGPDGHDPALRSRADLVLALGELTWPHQIARILIAEQLYRAATILAGHPYHRS encoded by the coding sequence ATGCGTGTGAGTGTTATGGCCGTGGGCCGGATGAAAGCCGGCCCCGAGCGGGAGTTGGTCGAGCGTTATTTCGACCGTTTTTCCAAGGCGGGGCCGTCGCTTGGGCTTGAATTCGCCGGTGTGAGCGAAATCCCCGAAAGTCGTGGACAGACGGCTGAACTGCGTAAGGCCGAAGAAGCACAGCGCATCAATGAAGCTCTCGATAATGGTGCTGCTCTTATCCTGCTCGACGAGCGCGGCAAGGCGCTCGGCTCGGAAGCTTTTGCTGAACGCATCGGCCGGATGCGTGATGATGGCAAGCGCCAGCTGATTGTCGCCATTGGCGGCCCGGATGGGCACGATCCTGCTTTGCGTTCGCGCGCCGATCTGGTTCTCGCTCTGGGAGAGCTGACATGGCCGCACCAGATAGCCCGCATATTGATTGCTGAGCAATTATATCGGGCCGCAACAATTCTTGCGGGACATCCTTATCACCGATCCTAA
- the rsfS gene encoding ribosome silencing factor, whose product MNETAFVSQAFDAALASLENSKAESIIPIDIRGRSSIGDYMIVASGRSHRHVTAVADHLLQALREMGCKDMRVEGLEGGDWVLIDTGDIVVHIFRPEIRDFYNLEKIWINDDFEDQRASGTVH is encoded by the coding sequence ATGAACGAAACAGCTTTCGTGTCCCAGGCCTTCGACGCGGCTTTGGCCAGTCTCGAAAACTCCAAAGCAGAATCCATTATCCCCATCGACATCCGCGGAAGATCTTCGATCGGCGATTATATGATCGTCGCGTCTGGTCGTTCGCATCGTCATGTGACGGCTGTCGCTGACCATCTTTTGCAGGCTCTTCGTGAAATGGGCTGCAAGGATATGCGGGTCGAAGGACTCGAGGGCGGTGATTGGGTTCTCATCGATACAGGCGATATCGTCGTCCATATTTTCCGTCCGGAAATCCGTGATTTCTACAATCTGGAAAAAATCTGGATCAACGACGATTTCGAAGATCAGCGCGCATCGGGAACGGTGCACTGA
- a CDS encoding nicotinate-nucleotide adenylyltransferase, producing the protein MKFGFGLSALKASYPDVDAQYLRMPHVEKGMTVGLFGGSFNPPHGGHALVAEIAIRRLKLDQLWWMVTPGNPLKDKRELAPLAERLELSEHVASDPRIKVTALEAAFDVRYTADTLALIRKANPGVHFVWVMGADNLASFHRWQRWREIAQNFPIAVIDRPGSTLAYLSSRMAQTFSDSRLDEHYAPLLARRTPPAWTFIHGPRSSLSSTALRKQKLKK; encoded by the coding sequence ATGAAGTTCGGCTTCGGGCTTTCCGCATTAAAGGCGAGTTATCCGGACGTTGATGCGCAATATTTGCGTATGCCGCATGTCGAAAAGGGCATGACGGTCGGCCTGTTTGGCGGCTCGTTCAACCCACCGCATGGTGGTCATGCGCTGGTCGCTGAAATCGCCATTCGGCGGCTGAAGCTTGATCAGCTCTGGTGGATGGTGACGCCCGGCAATCCGCTGAAGGATAAGCGCGAACTTGCCCCGCTTGCTGAACGTCTGGAGCTCAGCGAGCATGTGGCAAGCGATCCGCGCATCAAGGTGACGGCGCTGGAAGCCGCTTTTGACGTGCGCTACACAGCCGACACTCTGGCGCTGATCCGCAAGGCCAATCCCGGTGTGCATTTCGTCTGGGTTATGGGGGCGGACAATCTCGCTTCCTTCCATCGCTGGCAGCGCTGGCGGGAGATTGCGCAGAATTTCCCAATTGCTGTCATCGACAGGCCAGGTTCGACCTTGGCTTATTTATCGTCACGCATGGCGCAAACATTTTCCGATAGCCGGCTAGATGAACATTACGCCCCGCTCCTTGCGCGGCGTACACCACCGGCCTGGACCTTCATTCACGGACCGCGATCTTCGCTCTCATCAACCGCACTCCGCAAACAGAAATTGAAAAAGTGA
- a CDS encoding glutamate-5-semialdehyde dehydrogenase, whose amino-acid sequence MLNKVDAGTDIAAIMAEVGRKARQAAAPLSIASPQQKNKALLAAADSILTSKDAILEANKLDLANAAESGMAASFVDRLTLDDNRIQAIADGIRAIAELNDPVGEVIAEWDRPNGLHIERVRTPLGVIGVIYESRPNVTADAGALCLKAGNAVILRGGSDSAHSSAAIHKALVAGLEAAQLPADAIQIVPVTDRAAVGEMLKGLNGAIDVIVPRGGKSLVARVQSEARVPVFAHLEGICHLYIDKSADLDMARAIAVNAKMRRTGICGATETLLVDRAVAQTHLVPVLEDLAAKGCEIRGSDEVIALYATATPATEEDWSTEYLDAIISVALVDGVSGAIEHINRYSSHHTEAVVAEDADVVARFFNEIDSAILLHNASTQFADGGEFGMGAEIGIATGKMHARGPVGVEQLTSFKYRVRGNGQVRG is encoded by the coding sequence ATGTTGAACAAAGTGGACGCCGGAACTGACATCGCAGCCATCATGGCAGAAGTTGGTCGTAAAGCCAGACAGGCAGCGGCTCCGCTTTCCATCGCTTCGCCTCAACAGAAAAACAAAGCCCTGCTTGCTGCAGCAGATAGCATCCTCACAAGCAAAGATGCCATTCTTGAAGCCAACAAGCTCGATCTTGCGAATGCTGCGGAAAGCGGGATGGCGGCTTCGTTTGTTGATCGGCTGACACTCGATGACAATCGCATTCAGGCAATCGCCGACGGCATTCGCGCTATTGCTGAATTGAATGATCCAGTCGGTGAAGTGATTGCCGAGTGGGATCGTCCGAATGGTCTCCATATCGAGCGCGTTCGTACGCCATTGGGTGTCATCGGCGTGATCTATGAAAGCCGTCCCAATGTGACGGCAGATGCTGGCGCGCTATGCCTTAAGGCTGGCAATGCGGTCATCCTGCGTGGTGGTTCAGATTCTGCACATTCGTCGGCTGCTATTCACAAGGCACTGGTTGCGGGACTGGAGGCAGCTCAATTGCCTGCCGATGCTATCCAGATCGTTCCGGTTACTGACCGTGCGGCAGTTGGCGAAATGCTCAAAGGTCTGAATGGCGCGATTGACGTGATCGTGCCACGGGGCGGCAAAAGCCTCGTTGCGCGCGTGCAATCGGAAGCGCGGGTGCCGGTTTTCGCGCATCTTGAAGGCATTTGTCATCTCTATATCGACAAGTCCGCTGATCTCGATATGGCGCGTGCGATTGCTGTGAACGCAAAGATGCGCCGCACCGGTATTTGCGGTGCGACCGAAACCTTGCTTGTGGATCGCGCGGTGGCTCAAACGCATCTGGTGCCGGTTCTTGAAGATCTGGCTGCCAAGGGCTGCGAAATTCGCGGCAGCGATGAAGTCATAGCACTTTATGCAACCGCCACGCCTGCTACGGAAGAAGATTGGTCGACCGAATATCTGGATGCGATCATTTCAGTGGCGCTGGTTGATGGCGTCTCGGGTGCGATTGAGCATATCAACCGTTACTCCTCCCACCACACAGAAGCTGTTGTAGCTGAGGATGCGGATGTTGTTGCGCGCTTCTTCAACGAGATCGACTCTGCCATTCTTCTGCACAATGCCTCGACGCAGTTTGCAGATGGTGGCGAGTTCGGCATGGGGGCGGAAATTGGCATTGCTACCGGCAAGATGCATGCGCGCGGGCCGGTTGGTGTCGAACAACTGACCTCTTTCAAATATCGTGTTCGTGGAAACGGACAGGTTAGAGGCTGA
- a CDS encoding glutamate 5-kinase gives MLKQLKDYRRIVIKIGSALLVDRSTGLKQNWLESLGQDVAALHHAGVEVLVVSSGAIALGRTVLGLPKKSLKLEESQAAAAAGQIALAKAYADVLGGHDLKSGQILVTLSDTEERRRYLNARATIETLLKLGAVPIINENDTVATTEIRYGDNDRLAARVATMMGADLLILLSDIDGLYTAPPHKDPNAQFLPLVTTITPQIEAMAGAAASELSRGGMKTKLDAGKIANAAGTAMIITSGTRMGPLSAIDRGERATLFEPARAPVNAWKTWISGNLEPAGRLRVDAGAVKALKSGKSLLPAGVKEIEGQFERGDTVAVLNEDGREIARGLIAYDAEDARKIAGHKSDEISAILGYDARAAMIHRNDLVVRGVTTTA, from the coding sequence ATGTTGAAACAACTCAAAGACTATCGCCGCATCGTTATCAAAATCGGATCAGCCCTTCTGGTGGACCGCTCAACTGGTCTCAAGCAAAATTGGCTTGAGAGCCTGGGTCAGGACGTTGCGGCGCTCCATCATGCGGGCGTCGAAGTTCTGGTTGTTTCATCCGGCGCTATCGCTCTTGGACGCACGGTTCTTGGTCTGCCCAAGAAATCGCTCAAGCTTGAAGAAAGTCAGGCAGCAGCTGCCGCCGGACAGATCGCGCTTGCGAAAGCCTATGCCGATGTGCTCGGTGGCCACGACCTCAAGTCAGGTCAGATTCTCGTGACACTTTCGGATACGGAAGAGCGTCGCCGTTATCTCAATGCGCGCGCGACGATTGAAACGCTTCTGAAGCTCGGCGCAGTGCCGATCATCAACGAGAATGATACGGTTGCGACGACTGAAATCCGTTATGGCGATAATGATCGTCTCGCAGCCCGTGTTGCAACCATGATGGGTGCAGACCTTCTTATTCTGCTTTCGGATATTGACGGCCTTTACACGGCACCGCCGCATAAAGACCCGAACGCACAGTTTCTGCCGCTCGTTACAACAATCACACCTCAGATTGAGGCGATGGCGGGTGCTGCGGCATCAGAGCTTTCACGCGGTGGCATGAAGACCAAACTTGACGCCGGCAAGATAGCCAATGCGGCAGGCACTGCGATGATTATCACCTCCGGCACACGTATGGGGCCGCTTTCGGCCATTGATCGGGGCGAACGCGCGACATTGTTTGAGCCAGCGCGTGCTCCGGTAAATGCATGGAAGACGTGGATTTCCGGCAATCTCGAACCTGCTGGTCGTTTGCGTGTCGATGCTGGTGCAGTCAAGGCGCTGAAATCCGGCAAGTCGCTATTGCCTGCGGGTGTGAAAGAGATTGAAGGCCAGTTTGAGCGTGGCGACACGGTTGCGGTTCTCAACGAGGACGGCCGTGAAATCGCGCGCGGTCTGATTGCTTATGATGCGGAAGATGCGCGCAAAATTGCCGGGCACAAAAGCGATGAGATCAGCGCCATTCTTGGCTATGATGCGCGCGCTGCAATGATCCATCGCAATGATCTGGTGGTACGGGGTGTAACCACTACAGCATAA
- the obgE gene encoding GTPase ObgE translates to MKFLDQAKIYIRSGNGGAGAVSFRREKFLEFGGPDGGDGGRGGDVWVEAVNGLNTLIDYRYQQHFRAKTGMHGMGRNMTGGKGDDVILKVPVGTQIFEEDDETLICDITEIGQRYRLAKGGNGGFGNLHFTTSTNRAPRRANPGQDGIERTLWLRLKLIADAGLVGLPNAGKSTFLASVTAAKPKIADYPFTTLHPNLGVARVDAREFVIADIPGLIEGASEGIGLGDRFLGHVERTRVLLHLVSAQEEDVAKAYTVIRGELEAYEHGLADKTEIVALSQIDTLDPDARKEKVKALKKACGRDPLLLSAVSHEGLNDALRQLAAVIDQSRAVEAGTAEDE, encoded by the coding sequence ATGAAATTTCTCGATCAGGCCAAGATCTATATCCGCTCCGGTAATGGCGGGGCGGGGGCCGTGTCGTTCCGCCGCGAGAAGTTTCTTGAATTCGGTGGCCCTGATGGCGGTGATGGCGGGCGCGGTGGCGACGTCTGGGTGGAAGCCGTCAATGGCCTCAACACGCTGATTGATTATCGCTATCAGCAACACTTCCGGGCCAAGACCGGTATGCATGGCATGGGCCGCAACATGACCGGCGGCAAGGGCGATGATGTCATCCTCAAAGTGCCGGTTGGCACGCAGATTTTTGAAGAAGATGATGAAACGCTGATCTGTGACATCACCGAAATTGGTCAGCGTTATCGTCTGGCCAAGGGTGGTAATGGCGGCTTTGGCAATCTGCATTTTACGACCTCTACCAATCGCGCGCCACGTCGCGCCAATCCGGGTCAGGACGGTATTGAGCGTACACTTTGGCTGCGGCTCAAGCTGATTGCTGATGCTGGTCTGGTCGGCCTTCCGAATGCGGGCAAATCGACCTTTCTGGCAAGTGTGACGGCTGCAAAGCCCAAGATTGCGGATTATCCTTTCACGACACTGCACCCCAACCTCGGTGTCGCGCGCGTCGATGCGCGTGAATTTGTCATCGCTGACATTCCGGGCCTGATTGAAGGCGCCAGTGAAGGCATTGGCCTTGGTGATCGCTTCCTGGGCCACGTCGAGCGTACCCGCGTGCTTCTGCATCTGGTGTCGGCGCAGGAAGAAGATGTTGCGAAAGCTTACACCGTCATTCGCGGTGAACTGGAGGCCTATGAGCATGGCCTTGCGGACAAGACGGAAATCGTGGCGCTGTCGCAGATCGATACGCTTGATCCGGATGCACGCAAGGAAAAGGTGAAGGCGCTGAAGAAGGCTTGCGGGCGCGATCCGCTGCTGCTTTCAGCGGTCAGCCATGAAGGCTTGAACGATGCGCTACGCCAGCTGGCTGCGGTTATTGATCAGAGCCGGGCCGTTGAAGCCGGTACTGCTGAAGACGAATAA
- a CDS encoding GNAT family N-acetyltransferase, whose protein sequence is MNDIYAVARERVVVRALDKGDLHRFRAIRLSALQLAPQAFGSTFEEENAYSDSVFARRLEQVNGNVIFGAFDGENLMGIAGLFRHERRSERHRGTLVSVYVAPEARGLRLGRALVGQIIEHAAEHVVILDAKVVATNEPAKRIYYELGFKSYGVEPKSLYVQGQYLDQELLYIDFSDPAWKLNLG, encoded by the coding sequence ATGAACGATATTTACGCTGTCGCCCGTGAAAGGGTTGTTGTTCGCGCACTGGATAAGGGAGACCTGCACCGGTTTCGCGCGATCCGCTTGTCTGCATTGCAGCTCGCGCCGCAAGCTTTTGGGTCGACCTTTGAAGAAGAAAATGCCTATTCCGACAGCGTGTTTGCACGCCGTCTGGAGCAAGTGAACGGCAATGTCATTTTCGGTGCCTTTGATGGTGAAAACCTGATGGGTATCGCCGGCTTGTTCCGCCATGAACGCAGGTCCGAGCGCCATCGTGGCACTCTGGTCAGTGTCTATGTCGCGCCGGAAGCGCGTGGCTTGCGACTTGGCAGGGCGCTTGTTGGGCAGATTATCGAACACGCGGCTGAGCACGTCGTGATACTGGATGCGAAAGTCGTGGCAACCAATGAGCCTGCGAAGCGCATCTATTATGAGCTTGGTTTCAAATCCTATGGTGTTGAGCCGAAGTCGCTTTATGTGCAGGGTCAGTATCTGGATCAGGAACTGCTCTATATTGATTTCAGTGATCCTGCGTGGAAACTGAATTTAGGCTGA